Proteins encoded by one window of Bacillus rossius redtenbacheri isolate Brsri chromosome 3, Brsri_v3, whole genome shotgun sequence:
- the LOC134531249 gene encoding gastrulation defective protein 1 homolog, with protein MFKQKKLITFGKICAKLESVPQNPRIDEITSKDTNFTTGFGTFGKELSKSATKNACEDEPTETDSESANMESIMGFDGFGKKAKQFNIEEMVERAAKTARENKATVESAVQKLQPLSLDNLNSGDPEDNSSDDDIIGPPVPKQILEPKQKNLRESVEDEVAAGNSEDSDASDDEKLHNRIPASHEISLLHGSKAVVAVATDPAGARLATGSVDYEVRFWDFAGMDATLQSFRTLQPCENHPVRALQYSTTGDVILVISGAAQAKVLDRDGFEVAECVKGDQYITDMARTKGHVAPLNSGCWHPRARNEFLTCSQDSTCRLWDVEKPMHHKALMKCRAQNGLKTEPTACSYSRDGNLVACACVDGSIQMWDHRKMFVNTAMLLRNAHSSGNDASCLAFSYVGSLMATRSCDDSLKLWDLRAFKQPLLVANNLFSRYTATDCMFSPDDSMVLTGVSVKKGETDGRIIFYDTKTFDVVDEFTVCDSHVIKTQWHPKLNQIFVGCGNGMVKVYYDNARSLRGAKLCVVKTRRKVKQVEVVAGQQILTPHALPMFRQEKPKSVRKQLERDRQDPIKSRRPDLPISSGQGGRVASSGGTLSSYVIRNLGLSKRVEDDQDPREAILKYAKEAAENPYWISPAYSRTQPEPIFHNSADEEDDDDARQPSAKKPKV; from the coding sequence atgttcAAACAGAAGAAGTTAATAACGTTTGGTAAAATATGTGCAAAGTTGGAAAGTGTCCCGCAGAACCCTAGGATAGATGAGATTACTTCTAAGGATACGAACTTCACAACAGGGTTTGGGACATTCGGTAAAGAACTCTCTAAGTCTGCTACAAAAAATGCCTGCGAAGATGAGCCTACGGAAACCGATTCAGAAAGTGCTAACATGGAAAGTATCATGGGTTTTGATGGATTCGGTAAGAAAGCTAAACAGTTTAACATTGAAGAAATGGTAGAAAGAGCTGCAAAAACCGCTAGAGAAAACAAAGCGACTGTAGAATCAGCAGTTCAAAAGTTGCAGCCATTGTCACTTGATAACTTAAACTCTGGTGATCCAGAGGATAATAGCAGTGATGATGATATCATAGGTCCACCAGTTCCTAAACAAATATTGGAACCGAAACAGAAAAATTTGAGAGAATCAGTTGAAGATGAAGTTGCAGCTGGTAATTCAGAAGATAGTGATGCAAGTGACGATGAAAAGCTACACAATAGAATACCAGCAAGTCATGAGATATCACTCCTACATGGCTCCAAAGCAGTGGTTGCTGTAGCAACAGACCCAGCTGGTGCACGTCTAGCCACTGGTTCTGTGGACTATGAGGTAAGGTTTTGGGATTTTGCAGGCATGGACGCCACGTTGCAAAGTTTCCGCACACTGCAGCCCTGCGAGAATCATCCAGTAAGAGCACTTCAGTACTCTACTACTGGTGATGTTATATTGGTAATTTCTGGGGCTGCACAAGCCAAAGTTCTGGATCGTGATGGCTTTGAAGTGGCAGAATGCGTGAAAGGTGACCAGTACATCACAGATATGGCGAGGACAAAAGGTCATGTTGCACCATTGAACAGTGGCTGCTGGCACCCGAGAGCGCGTAACGAGTTCCTCACGTGTTCGCAGGATAGCACGTGCCGTTTGTGGGACGTGGAGAAGCCGATGCATCACAAGGCCCTGATGAAGTGCAGGGCCCAGAATGGTTTAAAGACTGAACCGACTGCATGCAGCTACAGCAGGGATGGCAACCTGGTGGCTTGTGCTTGCGTGGATGGCTCGATACAGATGTGGGATCATCGCAAAATGTTTGTGAATACGGCCATGCTGTTGCGCAATGCACACAGCAGTGGCAATGACGCATCTTGCCTGGCCTTCTCCTACGTGGGGTCCCTGATGGCGACACGAAGCTGTGATGACTCGCTCAAGCTTTGGGATCTGCGAGCGTTCAAGCAGCCGCTTCTCGTCGCTAATAACCTTTTCTCTCGTTACACTGCTACTGACTGCATGTTCAGCCCGGATGACTCAATGGTGCTGACAGGAGTGTCTGTGAAGAAGGGTGAAACAGATGGCAGGATCATATTTTACGATACCAAAACTTTTGACGTCGTGGATGAATTCACGGTTTGTGATTCTCACGTGATAAAAACGCAATGGCACCCGAAGTTGAACCAGATATTCGTGGGTTGCGGGAACGGCATGGTGAAGGTGTACTATGACAACGCACGCAGCCTGCGTGGGGCCAAGCTGTGCGTGGTGAAGACGCGGAGAAAGGTGAAGCAGGTGGAGGTGGTAGCCGGCCAGCAGATCCTCACCCCGCATGCGCTGCCCATGTTCCGTCAGGAGAAGCCCAAGTCTGTGCGCAAGCAGCTGGAGCGGGACCGGCAGGACCCCATCAAGTCTCGCCGACCGGACCTGCCCATCTCCTCGGGTCAAGGGGGCCGCGTGGCCTCTTCAGGCGGGACGCTTAGTTCGTACGTGATTCGAAACCTGGGGCTGAGCAAGCGGGTTGAAGATGACCAGGACCCCCGCGAAGCCATCCTGAAGTATGCCAAAGAGGCTGCGGAAAACCCCTACTGGATATCTCCGGCATACTCCAGGACACAGCCGGAGCCTATATTCCACAACTCTGCGGATGAAGAAGATGACGATGATGCCCGACAGCCGAGCGCTAAGAAGCCCAAAGTGTGA